The Pirellulales bacterium genome includes the window CCTGGGCCATTTTCAAGGCTTCACGGCGGAGGTTAATCGCTACCTGGGAGAACTTCTGAACGCAAGGAATACCAGCTACCGCGCGCGCGGAGAAATGGAAGAAGATCCCAGCTTCAAACAACTCATTCCCTACACGATTTTCCGCCATCGAGATGCGGCCGGTCGAATTTCGGTCTTCCAATACACCCGCGGAAAAGGCCAAGGCGAAGCTCGGCTGCGCAGCAAACGCAGCGTCGGCGTCGGTGGGCACATTTCGATCGACGACCGCACGAGCGACGACGCGGTTCCCTATGCCGAAGGCATGCGCCGCGAACTCGAAGAAGAAATTTCCATCGATAGCCCCTACACCGAACAGTGCGTAGGATTGATTAATGACGATGAAACGCCGGTGGGACGCGTGCATTTGGGCGTGGTCCATGTATTCGATGTAGAACAGCCGGCGGTTCGGCCGCGCGAAAGTGAGATACTCGAAGCCGGATTTCGACCCGTTGAGGAATTGCTCGGCGAACTGGACGGCTTCGAAACGTGGTCGCAAATCTGCCTGCGAGCGCTGTTTGCATAATATCCGATCTGTGATGGCCCTGGACATCCATAAGCTGCGCGGCATCCCTCAAGACACTACGCTCGAAGCGTTTCGCGTTCAGTGTGATATCTTCAGTCGCCTATCGTCAACCGAACGCTTGCGCCGCACCTTTGATCTGATCGATTTTGCGGAACGGCTATCGGCTGCTGGAATCAGACAAAGGCATCCCGATTACACGGAGGAGCAAGTTCGGATGGCACTTGCTCGCATGCGGTTGGGCGACGAAGTTTTTCAGCAAGTTTATCCTCGGGTTGAGGTTGCTCTGTGAACTCGATCGAATCGATGCTCGTTCGTTTGATAGAGCATTTCACCGCGATCAACTTCCCCTACATGGTCGTTGGCTCGTTGGCCAGCAGTGCATTGAGCGTGGCGCGGACGACGCTTGATGCGGACATCGTCATTTCGCCAAGCGGCGATCAATTGGATCAATTTCTGAATCGCATCGAAACGGAATTCTATTTCAACCGGCAAACTGCGCATCAGGCCGTTCGCAACGAGTCCATGTTCAATGTCATCGACTACTCGCTGGGCTGTAAAGCAGATTTAATTCCACTCAAGAAGCAAGCGTTCGAGCAATCGCAATTCCAACGACGTCGGATGACTAAAATGCCGGACAGCGGCTTAGAAGTATGGACATCGTCGGCGGAGGATACAATTTTGTCAAAGTTGGTTTGGGCGAAAATGTCAGAATCCGAGCGGCAATACCATGACGTGATGCAAGTGGCTCGCGTGCAGTGGACTGCTTTGGATTTCGATTATTTATCGTCATGGGCAACGAGATTAGGAATCAACGAGTTTTACAATAAACTTCTGAACGAGCCGGGGCTCAACGATCCTCAGCCAGAATAATGCCGCCTCCAGACTCCCCTATTTACATGGACAACCACGCCACCACGCGGGTCGATCCACGCGTGTTGGAGGCGATATTGCCCTATTTCGGTGAAAATTACGGCAATGCCGGCAGTACGACGCATCGGTATGGATGGGACGCGCGAGAAGCCGTCGATCGAGCGCGAGAATCCATTGCCACCACCATCGGCGCTCAGCCGCGGGAGATTGTCTTCACCAGCGGCGCAACCGAGAGCAACAATTTGGCGATTCGCGGCATTGCCGAGCGACCGAGTCGACGCGGCAATCACCTCGTCAGCGTAGCCACCGAGCACAAGGCCGTGCTCGATGTGTTCGAATTTCTTGGCCACCGCGGCTTGGAAATCACGCTACTGCCAGTCGAGCAAGCGGGTAGTCCGAGGGCAGGGCTCGTGGCGGCAGACCAAGTTGCGGCGGCAATCCGCGATGACACGGCAATGGTATCGATAATGCTCGCCAACAACGAAATCGGCGTCCTTCAACCGCTGGCGGAAATTGGCGATGTTTGCCGCGCGCGGGGCGTGTTGTTGCATTGCGATGCCACGCAGGGCGTCGGCAGAATTCCGGTCGATGTGGCGAAGCTACAAGTCGATCTACTTAGCTTCTCGGCTCACAAGCTCTATGGGCCGAAGGGAGTTGGCGCATTGTTCGTCCGCCGAAGCTCGCCGGTCGTGAAGCTCATGCCGCAGATTTACGGCGGCGGTCAAGAAAATGGCATCCGCAGCGGCACTTTGAATGTGCCAGGCATTATCGGTTTCGCGCGGGCCTTAGAGCTGTGTGCCGAGGAAATGCCTGCCGAGCAGGCGCGGCTGGCGTCTCTGCGAACACGGCTGTACGACGGTTTGCGGACGCAACTCGATGGCACTACGCTCAACGGTCCTGCGATCAATCAACCGGCACTGCGGCTGGCCGGCAATCTCAATTTAACTTTCGGAGGTGTCGAAGGCCAAACCCTATTACTGGACATGCAACATCGGCTGGCTGTTAGCGCAGGCAGTGCATGCACATCGGCCAATCCACTGCCCAGCCATGTGCTCCGGGCGATTGGCCTACCCGAAGACGCCGTCCGCAGCAGCCTTCGCTTCGGCCTGGGCAGGTTCAATACGGCCAAAGAAGTCGAAACGGCCATCGAAGTCGTGTCCGATTCGGTAAACCGCCTCCGCAAACTATCGAGCATGGCGTAGCTGCTTCCTCGAGCCGCGCCGGTCTAGAAGTGTTTGCCGCGAATTTCCTTTGACTACGCGCGCTCCCCGGCGGCCGCCACTTGGCAAAAACCGAGGCAACACCGCACTTCACTTTCCTCGCCAGATTGTATAATTTAAGGGTATTCTATCGAAACTCAAACTTATGGAGTTAGAAAATGGCAGTTGCACTTACTGAACGAGCCGCTCAAGAGGTCAAAAAGATCATCGAGGAACAGAAATTCGAGCCTACGACCGTGCTTCGCGTTGGCGTCGCCGGCGGCGGTTGCAGCGGCTTTCAATATAGCTTGGGATTCGATATGAACTTCGACGAAAAGGCCGACTCGAAATACGACTGCCACGGCGTAACGCTCGTCGTCGATAAGAAGAGTGCCCTGTACCTCGATGGCACCACCGTCGATTTCTACGAGGGCCTCGAAAAGCGCGGCTTCACGTTCGACAACCCGAACGCCGTAAAAAGCTGCGGATGCGGAAGTTCGTTCCAAGCCTAGCGTCCCGTCCAGACTAAATATTGAAGTTGTTCGAGCGGCCGTTTTCTTGGAACCTCTGCGTCAACACGGAGGTTCTCATGGGCAAGTAGTTTATCGTTCGGCTCACGGACGAGGAACGGGCGATTTGCGAAGCGACGATCAAGCAGGAAACGTGCAAGTCGGAGATGCTGCGGCGGGCGGCCATCTTGCTCAAGTCCGGC containing:
- a CDS encoding phosphoesterase: MSAVHSEHVLVVPTELLHRLGHFQGFTAEVNRYLGELLNARNTSYRARGEMEEDPSFKQLIPYTIFRHRDAAGRISVFQYTRGKGQGEARLRSKRSVGVGGHISIDDRTSDDAVPYAEGMRRELEEEISIDSPYTEQCVGLINDDETPVGRVHLGVVHVFDVEQPAVRPRESEILEAGFRPVEELLGELDGFETWSQICLRALFA
- a CDS encoding cysteine desulfurase — translated: MPPPDSPIYMDNHATTRVDPRVLEAILPYFGENYGNAGSTTHRYGWDAREAVDRARESIATTIGAQPREIVFTSGATESNNLAIRGIAERPSRRGNHLVSVATEHKAVLDVFEFLGHRGLEITLLPVEQAGSPRAGLVAADQVAAAIRDDTAMVSIMLANNEIGVLQPLAEIGDVCRARGVLLHCDATQGVGRIPVDVAKLQVDLLSFSAHKLYGPKGVGALFVRRSSPVVKLMPQIYGGGQENGIRSGTLNVPGIIGFARALELCAEEMPAEQARLASLRTRLYDGLRTQLDGTTLNGPAINQPALRLAGNLNLTFGGVEGQTLLLDMQHRLAVSAGSACTSANPLPSHVLRAIGLPEDAVRSSLRFGLGRFNTAKEVETAIEVVSDSVNRLRKLSSMA
- a CDS encoding iron-sulfur cluster assembly accessory protein; translation: MAVALTERAAQEVKKIIEEQKFEPTTVLRVGVAGGGCSGFQYSLGFDMNFDEKADSKYDCHGVTLVVDKKSALYLDGTTVDFYEGLEKRGFTFDNPNAVKSCGCGSSFQA